A region of Pyxidicoccus parkwaysis DNA encodes the following proteins:
- a CDS encoding S8 family peptidase — translation MPGCSERANPPPPSTTAQPPAERPAYVEGEVLVRFRDGVQAMEQDASSVVKGARVAYRFRQLTGLQHVKLPEGLGVEQALALYRANPRVAYAEPNYLYTLDALPADSRFRELWGLNNTGQTLGTVDADLNAPEAWALTEGSEADVVAVIDSGVDFKHPDLAANMWVNPGEVPGNGVDDDGNGYIDDVHGIDATDAARTKPPMDEYGHGTHVAGTIAARAGNGLGVVGVSPRTKILACKTGGADGSISGDAVIRCLDYLVDLKTRARHPVNVIATNNSWGGGLPSQALQDGITRHLRAGILFVCSAGNDGKNLDLDNYTSFPAEYVFPNILTVGASDPSDHRASFSNYGRQKVDVFAPGVSILSTVPGGGYAVYEGTSMAAPHVTGLVALLHAQAPERDWRALRNLVLSGGQEVPALKNLSVSGRRIRAVDTGGVGSLSCAGQTLVKRLEPSSEVLRARMEYWTKYEEQLTFAALNIRCGEAAGPVTIQLSVAPWSLTLLDDGQGPDLAAGDGIATAAWEPSGDGPVTVTFPGEDSFIVHPRYSWDLAISGGGAFWMPEYNDVANFEVKFLGYGAPAPWTVQWDADYDGRFDVDGSSTVLATGSPTDEVLSRTWFAPANPEATTVAVRIIDANGNPSPIRQLAPEYTLQHASPVQLSADVVVPQVRHPVAFNVTFIAPRRSPPWFVDWDFDYDGKDFHATARDTITTPEIEGITQSLARTTRAHAFTDSGAHRVAMRITDFKGHTSAVNTWGAVVVCGTPIILGVDVEGSQKTEPVTASLRVRAEPGCEPILRYHWDFDGDGQFDAVTSEPSVQHVYTDNPTGQSSQRALVRVEADTGSFDKAFEVPIENASPVVEPIPEQQVTSLEEMTYQAQVSDPGGAGDALGITLEDAPAWVRVNETGLLSWTAPREWAKGETRLTFDLVVSDDEGVRVYIPVTLVPAYRRSSPPTDNPSGEQPDEGCSTTGGTFPAAAVLLGFVLRTGRRRVRGAQ, via the coding sequence GTGCCCGGCTGTAGCGAGCGGGCCAACCCGCCGCCTCCGTCCACCACCGCACAGCCACCCGCCGAGCGCCCGGCCTACGTCGAGGGTGAAGTGCTGGTGCGCTTCCGCGACGGCGTCCAGGCGATGGAGCAGGACGCCTCGAGCGTGGTGAAGGGCGCCCGGGTGGCGTACCGCTTCCGCCAATTGACGGGGCTGCAGCACGTGAAGCTCCCCGAGGGCCTCGGTGTCGAGCAGGCGCTGGCGCTCTACCGCGCCAACCCCCGCGTCGCGTACGCGGAGCCCAACTACCTCTACACGCTCGACGCGCTCCCCGCTGACTCACGCTTCCGGGAGCTGTGGGGGCTGAACAACACGGGCCAGACGCTGGGCACCGTGGACGCGGACCTCAACGCGCCCGAGGCATGGGCGCTCACCGAGGGCAGCGAGGCGGACGTCGTCGCCGTCATCGACAGCGGCGTGGACTTCAAGCATCCGGACCTGGCCGCCAACATGTGGGTCAACCCCGGCGAAGTCCCCGGCAACGGCGTGGATGACGACGGTAACGGCTACATCGACGACGTCCACGGCATCGACGCCACGGACGCGGCGCGGACGAAGCCGCCCATGGACGAGTATGGCCACGGCACGCACGTGGCAGGCACCATCGCCGCGCGCGCGGGCAACGGGCTCGGCGTCGTCGGGGTGAGCCCGCGCACGAAGATTCTCGCGTGCAAGACCGGGGGTGCGGACGGCTCCATCTCGGGGGATGCCGTCATCCGCTGCCTCGACTACCTCGTGGACCTGAAGACGCGGGCACGGCACCCGGTGAACGTCATCGCCACGAACAACTCGTGGGGAGGAGGCCTGCCCTCCCAGGCACTGCAGGACGGCATCACCCGTCACCTGCGCGCGGGCATCCTCTTCGTGTGCTCCGCCGGCAACGACGGCAAGAACCTGGACCTGGACAACTACACCTCCTTCCCCGCCGAGTACGTCTTCCCCAACATCCTCACCGTGGGGGCGTCGGACCCGTCGGACCACCGGGCCTCCTTCTCGAACTACGGGCGCCAGAAGGTGGACGTCTTCGCTCCGGGCGTCTCCATCCTGAGCACGGTGCCCGGGGGCGGCTACGCCGTCTATGAAGGCACGTCCATGGCCGCGCCCCATGTCACCGGGCTGGTGGCGCTGCTGCACGCGCAGGCTCCCGAACGCGACTGGCGCGCCCTGCGCAACCTGGTGCTGAGCGGCGGCCAGGAGGTGCCCGCGCTGAAGAACCTGAGCGTGTCGGGCCGGCGCATCCGCGCCGTCGACACGGGCGGCGTGGGCTCCCTGAGCTGCGCGGGCCAGACGCTGGTGAAGCGCCTCGAGCCCTCCTCGGAGGTCCTCCGCGCCAGAATGGAATATTGGACGAAATATGAAGAGCAGCTGACCTTCGCCGCGCTGAACATCCGCTGCGGCGAGGCCGCCGGCCCCGTGACGATTCAACTGAGCGTGGCGCCGTGGAGCCTCACCCTCCTCGACGACGGCCAGGGCCCCGACCTGGCCGCGGGCGACGGCATCGCCACCGCCGCATGGGAGCCCTCCGGGGACGGACCCGTCACCGTCACCTTCCCGGGCGAGGACAGCTTCATCGTCCATCCCCGGTACTCGTGGGACCTGGCGATAAGCGGTGGCGGCGCCTTCTGGATGCCCGAGTACAACGACGTGGCGAACTTCGAGGTGAAGTTCTTGGGATACGGCGCGCCGGCTCCCTGGACGGTGCAGTGGGACGCGGACTACGACGGCCGCTTCGACGTGGATGGGAGCAGCACGGTGCTGGCTACGGGCTCTCCCACGGATGAGGTGCTCTCGCGGACCTGGTTCGCCCCCGCGAACCCGGAAGCCACGACGGTGGCGGTGAGAATCATCGACGCGAATGGCAATCCCTCACCCATCCGGCAGCTCGCGCCGGAGTACACCCTGCAGCACGCGTCCCCCGTGCAGCTGAGCGCGGACGTCGTCGTGCCGCAGGTGCGCCATCCGGTTGCGTTCAACGTCACCTTCATCGCGCCCCGGCGAAGCCCGCCGTGGTTCGTGGATTGGGACTTCGACTACGACGGGAAGGACTTCCACGCGACGGCGAGGGACACCATCACCACGCCGGAAATCGAGGGCATCACGCAGTCGCTCGCCCGCACCACGCGGGCGCATGCCTTCACTGATTCGGGGGCCCACCGGGTGGCCATGCGCATCACCGATTTCAAGGGGCACACCTCGGCCGTGAATACGTGGGGCGCCGTCGTCGTGTGCGGCACTCCCATCATCCTCGGCGTGGACGTGGAGGGCTCGCAGAAGACGGAGCCCGTCACCGCGTCACTGCGCGTCCGCGCCGAGCCCGGCTGTGAGCCCATCCTCCGCTATCACTGGGACTTCGACGGAGACGGCCAGTTCGACGCAGTGACGTCCGAGCCCTCCGTGCAGCACGTGTACACGGACAACCCGACGGGCCAGTCCTCCCAGCGGGCCCTGGTGCGCGTGGAGGCGGACACGGGCTCCTTCGACAAGGCCTTCGAGGTCCCCATCGAGAACGCCTCCCCGGTGGTGGAGCCCATCCCCGAGCAGCAGGTGACGTCCCTGGAGGAGATGACGTACCAAGCGCAGGTGTCCGACCCCGGCGGAGCGGGCGACGCGCTCGGCATCACGTTGGAGGATGCTCCTGCGTGGGTCCGCGTGAATGAGACGGGCCTGCTGAGCTGGACCGCGCCTCGCGAGTGGGCGAAGGGGGAGACGCGCCTCACCTTCGACCTGGTCGTGAGCGACGACGAAGGGGTGAGGGTGTACATCCCGGTGACGCTGGTGCCCGCCTATCGCCGGTCATCACCGCCCACGGACAACCCCAGCGGGGAGCAGCCGGATGAAGGGTGCTCCACCACCGGAGGCACCTTCCCGGCCGCCGCCGTGCTGCTCGGCTTCGTCCTGCGCACGGGCCGGAGGAGGGTCCGCGGCGCGCAGTAA
- a CDS encoding M16 family metallopeptidase, translating to MRRLLSALLVSTLAACASNPKPPPPSPESPALGAAPAEKPAPKPEDPEAFRDKPPEPGKPPELVLPTFQRATLDNGLTVLVSTRKELPLVFAGVAFAAGSAQDPKGKGGLAELSYRMLLEGAGKRDTVALDNAFADLGVSPAMDVHADGAEVGVRVLKRNVDPALALLADVVMRPTFDAKVFDRRKNQQLRDLVRQLSSPIVLAQLAALSAIFSDDHPYAHMADGVPQTVQALTLADAKGFYQKHSGPKAAALILTGDITLDEAVALAKKHLGNWKGPGTPPPAPPTPAAPPRQNVYVVPKPELAQTVMLVGRPGLAAGHPDEYALELATTVYGGFFGSRLNMNLREAKGYSYGAGAFMDTRLGVGPLLSYTAVRQDVTGPALTELVKELAGLKERPITSKELESAREGLIRAIPGGFETIEGLGATAASIYFKRRPLNELERSVEGLRDATSAEVQRVAELYLAPDAMQIVLVGDPSTIQEQVSPLNLGKLTPVEPDAAPTPAAAK from the coding sequence ATGCGTCGCCTCCTCTCCGCACTGCTCGTCTCCACGCTGGCCGCCTGCGCCAGTAACCCGAAGCCTCCGCCGCCCAGCCCGGAGTCGCCCGCGCTGGGAGCGGCCCCGGCCGAGAAGCCCGCGCCGAAGCCCGAGGACCCCGAGGCCTTCCGCGACAAGCCGCCCGAGCCCGGCAAGCCGCCCGAATTGGTGCTGCCCACCTTCCAGCGCGCGACGCTGGACAACGGCCTCACCGTGCTGGTGAGCACGCGCAAGGAACTGCCGCTCGTGTTCGCGGGCGTGGCCTTCGCCGCGGGCTCGGCGCAGGACCCGAAGGGCAAGGGGGGCCTCGCCGAGCTGTCCTACCGCATGCTGCTGGAGGGCGCGGGCAAGCGGGACACGGTGGCGCTGGACAACGCCTTCGCGGACCTGGGCGTGTCCCCCGCCATGGACGTGCACGCGGACGGCGCCGAGGTGGGCGTGCGCGTGCTGAAGCGCAACGTGGACCCCGCGCTCGCGCTGCTGGCGGACGTGGTGATGCGGCCCACGTTCGACGCGAAGGTCTTCGATCGGCGGAAGAATCAGCAGCTCCGCGATTTGGTCCGTCAGCTCAGCTCGCCCATCGTGCTCGCGCAGCTCGCGGCCCTGAGCGCCATCTTCAGCGACGACCACCCGTACGCGCACATGGCGGACGGCGTGCCGCAGACGGTGCAGGCGCTCACGCTGGCGGACGCGAAGGGCTTCTACCAGAAGCACTCAGGCCCCAAGGCCGCCGCGCTCATCCTCACGGGTGACATCACCCTGGACGAGGCGGTGGCGCTGGCGAAGAAGCACCTGGGCAACTGGAAGGGCCCGGGCACGCCGCCTCCGGCTCCGCCCACTCCCGCCGCGCCGCCGCGGCAGAACGTGTACGTGGTGCCCAAGCCCGAGCTGGCGCAGACGGTGATGCTGGTGGGCCGCCCCGGCCTCGCCGCGGGCCACCCGGACGAGTACGCGCTGGAACTGGCCACCACCGTGTACGGCGGCTTCTTCGGCAGCCGGCTCAACATGAACCTGCGTGAGGCGAAGGGCTACAGCTACGGCGCGGGCGCGTTCATGGACACGCGCCTGGGCGTGGGGCCGCTGCTCTCGTACACGGCCGTGCGCCAGGACGTGACGGGCCCCGCCCTCACGGAGCTGGTGAAGGAGCTGGCCGGCCTGAAGGAGCGGCCCATTACGTCGAAGGAATTGGAGTCCGCGCGCGAGGGCCTCATCCGCGCCATCCCCGGAGGCTTCGAGACCATCGAGGGCCTGGGCGCCACCGCCGCGTCCATCTACTTCAAGCGCCGCCCGCTGAATGAGCTGGAGCGCTCGGTGGAAGGCCTGCGCGACGCCACCTCCGCCGAGGTGCAGCGCGTGGCCGAGCTCTACCTCGCGCCGGACGCGATGCAGATTGTCCTCGTGGGAGACCCGTCCACCATCCAGGAGCAGGTGAGCCCGCTCAACCTGGGCAAGCTGACGCCGGTAGAGCCGGACGCGGCTCCCACGCCGGCGGCCGCGAAGTAG
- a CDS encoding M16 family metallopeptidase produces the protein MKALVAAALVIIGLPALAQNPKEAKPAAGREALAIPYEKYTLPNGLEVILSVDRKLPIVAVNVWYHVGAYNEQPGRTGFAHLFEHMMFQGSKHVADDVHISLLEQIGGTDLNGTTSFDRTNYFETVPSNHLETALWLESDRMGFLLDALTQEKLDTQREVVKNERREGTETAPYGVAREKAWHALFPLPHPYHGDVIGSMADLNAATVDDVKGFFRQWYAPSNATLTIVGDFDVEKTKALVEKYFGSLPSHPKPARPDVAPVKLTSPVVIREEEHVAKLPLLSIQWLTPAYLEEGDATADVLATALSTGKASRLYRRLVLEKQLAQSVSASQQSQGGQSVFTVDVVAAPGVSTDTLLKEVDAVLDEVRKKGITQEEIDRARTRYDTRMLAGLQAVGGSGGKADVLQSYNHFVGDPGYVAKDLARYEKVTPESVKQFARDTLNPNARVILHAVPPARQQPPSEQKERK, from the coding sequence ATGAAGGCCCTCGTCGCCGCAGCCCTCGTCATCATCGGGCTACCGGCGCTCGCCCAAAACCCCAAGGAGGCGAAGCCCGCGGCTGGACGCGAAGCGCTCGCCATTCCCTACGAGAAGTACACCCTGCCCAATGGGCTGGAGGTGATTCTCTCCGTCGACCGCAAGCTGCCCATCGTCGCGGTCAACGTCTGGTACCACGTCGGCGCGTACAACGAGCAGCCCGGCCGCACCGGCTTCGCGCACCTCTTCGAGCACATGATGTTCCAGGGCTCGAAGCACGTGGCCGATGACGTGCACATCTCCCTGCTCGAGCAGATTGGTGGCACGGACCTCAACGGCACCACCAGCTTCGACCGCACCAACTACTTCGAGACAGTCCCCAGCAATCACCTGGAGACGGCGCTGTGGCTGGAGAGCGACCGCATGGGCTTCCTGCTGGACGCCCTCACCCAGGAGAAGCTCGACACGCAGCGCGAGGTGGTGAAGAACGAGCGCCGCGAGGGCACCGAGACGGCCCCGTACGGCGTGGCGCGCGAGAAGGCCTGGCACGCGCTCTTCCCGCTGCCGCACCCGTACCACGGCGACGTCATCGGCTCGATGGCGGACCTGAACGCCGCCACCGTGGACGACGTGAAGGGCTTCTTCCGCCAGTGGTACGCGCCCTCCAACGCGACGCTCACCATCGTCGGTGACTTCGACGTCGAGAAGACGAAGGCGCTGGTGGAGAAGTACTTCGGCTCGTTGCCCAGCCACCCGAAGCCGGCGCGCCCGGACGTCGCTCCGGTGAAGCTCACCTCGCCCGTGGTCATCCGCGAGGAGGAGCACGTGGCCAAGCTCCCGCTTCTGTCCATCCAGTGGCTCACGCCGGCGTACCTGGAGGAGGGTGACGCCACCGCGGACGTGCTGGCCACCGCGCTGTCCACCGGCAAGGCGAGCCGCCTCTACCGCCGGCTGGTGCTGGAGAAGCAGCTCGCGCAGAGCGTCAGCGCCTCGCAGCAGAGCCAGGGCGGGCAGTCCGTCTTCACGGTGGACGTGGTGGCCGCCCCCGGCGTCTCCACCGACACGCTGCTGAAGGAGGTGGACGCCGTCCTCGACGAGGTGCGGAAGAAGGGAATCACGCAGGAGGAAATCGACCGCGCCCGCACGCGCTACGACACGCGCATGCTCGCGGGCCTGCAGGCCGTGGGCGGCTCCGGCGGCAAGGCGGACGTGCTCCAGAGCTACAACCACTTCGTCGGCGACCCGGGCTACGTGGCGAAGGACCTGGCCCGCTACGAGAAGGTGACGCCCGAGTCCGTGAAGCAGTTCGCGCGCGACACGCTGAACCCCAACGCGCGCGTCATCCTCCACGCCGTGCCGCCGGCACGCCAGCAGCCCCCCTCTGAACAGAAGGAGCGCAAGTGA
- a CDS encoding ATP-binding protein, whose product MSTAHSFNQADLLDLGATDARAGFRLHRFEAYNWGTFHQRVWHLGLGGDNGLLTGDIGSGKSTLVDGVVTLLVPPQKLAYNKAAGAESRERTLRSYVLGQYKSERGDGGHGAKPIFLRDGTSYSVLLGHFYNEGYEQHVTLAQVLWMREAEGQPARMYIVADGKLSISEHFAGFGADITALRKRLKGLKAEVHDTFPPYAAAFRRRFGIKDEQALDLFHQTVSMKAVGNLTDFVRQHMLQPRAVESRLAALIGHFDDLHRAHEAVLKAKKQMAQLEPLVRDCEKHEALAAELATLRRCREALRPWFAAQKAKLVEAQLAGWSTEREQARLEAGEWVEERRRQSTERDRLKQAIAANGGSRLETVKADLAQRRRQREARFQKAERYAQLATAAGLPAAADADIFLANTRAIQTLLAEREGEQAKTQAALTDVGVELRGLGKKHEEMKAELESLRRRRSNLPSRMLALRERMCAELGLDAEALPFAGELLQVREEERDWEGAIERVLHGFGTSLLVSDACYSKVAQWVERTHLDGRLVYYRVKEESSARVPQLQPNSLLRKLAIKPDSGMYRWLEAELARRFDYACCDTLEQFRRERQALTRSGQLKRGGEQHEKDDRFRLDDRSRYVLGWTNEQKRAALEAEARSLEARLNDVTARALELESRRKGLQGRRELLSQLAVFDAFRELDWKPVAADLQRLEEGLRELESASDVLHTLEGQLAKQERALERAEAKLKEVEKRQARLEVQEESARKALASYEKALQEATEESRACYPRVEALYAEVTGGATLETDASDERERQLREELQRRIDGEGRKMERGREAIIRAMQTYRADFPLETQEVDASLDAAAEYSAMLKALRTDDLPRFETRFKSLLTENTIREVVNFQGQLLRERQDIRERIDTINRSLRAIDYNAGRYIVLEASPSVDADVREFQAELRACTENTLSAPEDDAYSEKKFLEVKRIIERFRGREGSAEADARWTRRVTDVRNWFSFSASERWREDDREHEHYTDSGGKSGGQKEKLAYTVLAASLAYQFGLEWGETRSRSFRFVVIDEAFGRGSDESASYGLELFRRLNLQLLIVTPLQKIRVIEPYVSSVGFVHNEAGRSSKVRNLTIDAYRAEREARGH is encoded by the coding sequence ATGAGCACCGCCCATTCCTTCAATCAAGCGGACCTGCTCGACCTGGGCGCCACCGACGCGCGCGCGGGGTTCCGGCTGCACCGCTTCGAGGCCTACAACTGGGGCACCTTCCACCAGCGCGTCTGGCACCTGGGGCTCGGCGGCGACAACGGGCTGCTCACCGGTGACATCGGCTCCGGCAAGTCGACGCTGGTGGACGGCGTGGTGACGCTGCTCGTGCCGCCGCAGAAGCTCGCGTACAACAAGGCGGCGGGCGCGGAGTCTCGCGAGCGCACGCTGCGCTCGTACGTGCTCGGCCAGTACAAGTCCGAGCGCGGTGACGGTGGCCACGGCGCGAAGCCCATCTTCCTGCGCGACGGGACGAGCTACTCCGTGCTGCTCGGCCACTTCTACAACGAGGGCTACGAGCAGCACGTCACCCTGGCCCAGGTGCTGTGGATGCGCGAGGCGGAAGGACAGCCCGCACGCATGTACATCGTCGCGGACGGGAAGCTCTCCATCTCCGAGCACTTCGCCGGCTTCGGCGCGGACATCACCGCGCTGCGAAAGCGCCTCAAGGGACTGAAGGCCGAGGTCCACGACACCTTCCCCCCGTACGCCGCCGCGTTCCGCAGGCGCTTCGGCATCAAGGACGAGCAGGCGTTGGACCTGTTCCACCAGACGGTGTCGATGAAGGCGGTGGGCAACCTCACCGACTTCGTGCGGCAGCACATGCTCCAGCCGCGCGCGGTGGAGTCGCGGCTCGCGGCGCTCATCGGTCACTTCGACGACCTGCACCGTGCGCACGAGGCGGTGCTCAAGGCGAAGAAGCAGATGGCGCAACTGGAGCCGCTGGTGCGCGACTGCGAGAAGCACGAAGCGCTGGCGGCTGAATTGGCCACCCTGCGCCGCTGCCGCGAGGCGCTGCGCCCGTGGTTCGCGGCGCAGAAGGCGAAGCTCGTGGAGGCGCAGCTCGCGGGATGGAGCACGGAGCGCGAGCAGGCGCGCCTGGAGGCCGGTGAGTGGGTGGAGGAGCGTCGCCGGCAGAGCACGGAGCGGGACAGGCTGAAGCAGGCCATCGCCGCGAATGGCGGCTCGCGGCTGGAGACGGTGAAGGCGGACCTCGCGCAGCGGCGGCGTCAGCGCGAGGCGCGCTTCCAGAAGGCGGAGCGGTACGCGCAGCTCGCCACGGCGGCGGGGCTGCCGGCGGCGGCGGACGCGGACATCTTCCTGGCCAACACGCGCGCGATTCAGACGCTGCTCGCGGAAAGGGAGGGTGAGCAGGCGAAGACACAGGCCGCGCTCACCGACGTGGGCGTGGAGCTGCGCGGGCTGGGGAAGAAGCACGAGGAGATGAAGGCCGAGCTGGAGTCGCTGCGCCGGCGCCGCTCCAACCTGCCGTCTCGCATGCTCGCGCTGCGCGAGCGCATGTGCGCAGAGCTGGGCCTGGACGCGGAGGCCCTGCCCTTCGCGGGTGAGCTGTTGCAGGTGCGCGAGGAGGAGCGCGACTGGGAGGGCGCCATCGAACGCGTGCTGCATGGCTTCGGCACGTCGCTGCTCGTGTCGGACGCGTGCTACTCGAAGGTCGCTCAGTGGGTGGAGCGCACGCACCTGGATGGGCGGCTCGTCTACTACCGCGTGAAGGAGGAGTCCTCGGCGCGGGTGCCGCAGCTCCAGCCGAATTCGCTGCTGCGCAAGCTGGCCATCAAGCCGGACTCCGGCATGTACCGGTGGCTGGAGGCAGAGCTGGCGCGTCGCTTCGACTACGCATGCTGCGACACGCTGGAGCAGTTCCGGCGCGAGCGTCAGGCCCTCACGCGCTCCGGTCAGTTGAAGCGCGGCGGTGAGCAGCACGAGAAGGATGACCGCTTCCGGCTGGATGACCGCTCGCGCTACGTGCTCGGGTGGACGAACGAGCAGAAGCGCGCGGCGCTCGAAGCGGAGGCCCGGTCGCTGGAGGCCCGGCTCAACGACGTCACCGCGCGCGCCCTGGAGTTGGAGTCGCGACGCAAGGGCCTGCAGGGACGGCGTGAGCTGCTCAGCCAGCTCGCCGTGTTCGATGCCTTCCGTGAGCTGGACTGGAAGCCCGTGGCCGCGGACCTCCAGCGCCTGGAGGAAGGACTGCGTGAATTGGAGTCCGCTTCCGACGTGCTCCACACGCTGGAAGGGCAGCTCGCGAAGCAGGAGCGCGCCCTGGAGCGCGCGGAGGCGAAGCTGAAGGAGGTGGAGAAGCGCCAGGCCCGCCTGGAGGTGCAGGAGGAGTCCGCGCGCAAGGCGCTGGCCTCGTACGAGAAGGCTTTGCAGGAGGCCACGGAGGAGTCGCGCGCATGCTACCCGCGCGTGGAGGCGCTGTACGCCGAGGTGACGGGCGGCGCCACGCTGGAGACGGACGCGAGCGACGAGCGTGAGCGGCAACTCCGTGAAGAATTGCAACGCCGCATCGACGGCGAGGGCCGGAAGATGGAGCGCGGGCGCGAGGCCATCATCCGCGCCATGCAGACGTACCGCGCGGACTTCCCCCTGGAGACACAGGAAGTGGACGCGAGCCTCGACGCGGCGGCTGAGTACTCGGCCATGTTGAAGGCACTGCGCACGGATGACCTGCCGCGCTTCGAGACGCGCTTCAAGAGCCTGCTCACGGAGAACACCATTCGCGAGGTGGTGAACTTCCAGGGTCAGCTCCTCCGCGAGCGCCAGGACATCCGCGAGCGCATCGACACCATCAACCGCTCGCTGCGCGCCATCGACTACAACGCGGGGCGGTACATCGTCCTCGAGGCGTCCCCCAGCGTGGACGCCGACGTGCGCGAGTTCCAGGCGGAGCTGCGCGCGTGCACGGAGAACACACTGTCAGCACCTGAGGACGACGCGTACTCGGAGAAGAAGTTCCTGGAGGTGAAGCGCATCATCGAGCGCTTCCGGGGACGCGAGGGCAGCGCGGAGGCGGATGCGCGCTGGACCCGGCGGGTGACGGACGTGCGCAACTGGTTCAGCTTCTCCGCCTCGGAGCGCTGGCGTGAGGATGACCGCGAGCACGAGCACTACACGGACTCGGGCGGCAAGTCCGGCGGGCAGAAGGAGAAGCTCGCGTACACGGTGCTGGCGGCCAGCCTCGCGTACCAGTTCGGCCTGGAGTGGGGCGAGACGCGCTCACGCTCGTTCCGCTTCGTCGTCATCGACGAGGCCTTCGGGCGCGGCTCGGACGAGTCCGCGTCCTACGGGCTGGAGCTCTTCCGGCGGCTCAACCTGCAATTGCTCATCGTCACGCCGCTGCAGAAGATTCGCGTCATCGAGCCGTATGTCTCCAGCGTGGGCTTCGTCCACAACGAGGCAGGGCGAAGCTCCAAGGTCCGCAACCTGACCATCGACGCGTACCGCGCCGAGCGCGAAGCCCGGGGACACTGA
- a CDS encoding DUF4194 domain-containing protein, which produces MTPNNTPRPSDSCDSLSLVLVALMKGAVYQEGDANLWNGLLNVQARVRDHVAVLGLQLVLDEREGYAYLRQQPSSDGGAALPHLVARRQLGYGVSLLLALLRKKLAESEASGGGHRLVLRRDEIFDLVRLFLPEGTNEARLMDKLEADLARVIELGFLRKLRGGDDAYEVRRILKAFVDAQWLDTFQQKLADYRAHLLAHLNEVTGVTS; this is translated from the coding sequence ATGACTCCCAACAACACTCCCCGTCCCTCGGACTCCTGCGACTCCCTGTCCCTCGTGCTGGTCGCCTTGATGAAGGGCGCCGTGTACCAGGAAGGAGACGCCAACCTCTGGAATGGCCTGCTCAACGTGCAGGCGCGCGTGCGCGACCACGTGGCGGTGCTCGGCCTGCAGCTCGTGCTCGACGAGCGCGAGGGCTATGCGTACCTGCGCCAGCAACCGTCTTCAGACGGAGGCGCGGCGCTGCCACACCTCGTGGCGCGGCGGCAGCTCGGCTACGGGGTGAGCCTGCTGCTCGCGCTGTTGCGCAAGAAGCTCGCCGAGTCCGAGGCCAGCGGCGGCGGACACCGGCTGGTGCTGCGGCGCGATGAAATCTTCGACCTGGTGCGCCTCTTCCTTCCCGAGGGGACGAACGAGGCGCGGTTGATGGACAAGCTGGAGGCGGACCTCGCGCGAGTCATCGAGCTGGGTTTCCTCCGCAAGCTGCGCGGCGGGGATGACGCCTACGAAGTGCGCCGCATCCTCAAGGCCTTCGTCGACGCGCAGTGGTTGGACACCTTCCAGCAGAAGCTCGCGGACTACCGCGCCCACCTGCTCGCCCACCTCAACGAGGTGACTGGAGTCACGTCATGA